The following coding sequences lie in one Salvelinus fontinalis isolate EN_2023a chromosome 21, ASM2944872v1, whole genome shotgun sequence genomic window:
- the crata gene encoding carnitine O-acetyltransferase → MLSILARTMAKDLWYKVKPCGRLVRPVAPTRIPGRYLSHQEGLPKLPVPALQQTCERYLATLEPIVDEEELNHTKELLAEFQKAGGVGERLQKGLERRARKTENWLSDWWLTTAYLDYRMPVVVHSSPGVVLPRLEFSDRQGQMRFAAKLIAGVLDFKTMIDNETLPVEYLGGKQLCMNQYYQILSSWRVPGLKRDSVNHAHRSRPPTHITVVHNFQFFVLDVYNSDGTPLTVDQLYMQLEKVWSSSLQTNKEPIGILTSNQRNSWGKAYNNLIKDKTNKDSVRAIQKSIFTVCLDAPMPCVSDDLYRSRAAVQMLHGGGSRWNSGNRWFDKTLQFIIGEDGSCGLMYEHAPAEGPPIVSLIDHVVEYTKKSEMVRTPMVPLPMPQKLRFNITPEIKKDIEKAKQNMNIMVHDLDVKVIVFSHFGKNVPKTHKMSPDAFIQMGLQLAYYRMYQRCCATYESASLRMFKLGRTDTIRSCSIDSANFVKAMDDPAKQNIEKVTLLEKAVKAHRAYTDMAIHGQAIDRHLLGLKLQAIEDLTSMPEIFMDTSYAVANHYNLSTSQVPAKTDCVMCFGPVAPDGYGVCYNPMAEHINFAVSAFNSCNETNAAHMAERLEQALLDMRMLLESTPKAKL, encoded by the exons ATGCTGAGCATTTTAGCCAGGACGATG GCTAAGGACCTATGGTACAAGGTGAAACCTTGTGGCCGCCTGGTTAGGCCTGTGGCGCCCACACGCATCCCCGGGCGCTACCTGAGCCACCAGGAGGGCCTCCCCAAGCTCCCAGTGCCCGCCCTCCAGCAGACGTGCGAGCGGTACCTGGCCACCCTGGAGCCCATCGTGGATGAGGAGGAGTTGAACCACACCAAGGAGCTGTTGGCAGAGTTCCAGAAGGCTGGGGGGGTTGGGGAGAGGCTGCAGAAGGGCCTGGAGAGAAGGGCCCGCAAGACTGAGAACTGG cTGTCAGACTGGTGGCTGACTACAGCCTATCTGGACTACCGGATGCCCGTAGTGGTCCACTCTAGTCCCGGGGTGGTCTTACCCCGCCTGGAGTTCAGCGACCGCCAGGGACAGATGAG GTTTGCTGCCAAGCTGATCGCTGGCGTTTTGGACTTCAAGACAATGATTGACAA TGAGACGTTACCAGTGGAGTACCTGGGTGGGAAGCAGTTGTGTATGAACCAGTACTATCAGATCCTGTCCTCATGGCGCGTCCCCGGCCTGAAGAGGGACTCGGTCAACCATGCCCATCGCTCCAGGCCTCCCACTCACATCACTGTGGTGCACAACTTCCAG TTCTTTGTCCTTGACGTGTACAACAGTGATGGCACCCCGCTGACGGTAGACCAGTTGTACATGCAACTGGAGAAGGTTTGGAGCTCGTCCCTGCAGACCAACAAGGAGCCCATCGGCATCCTCACCTCTAACCAACGCAACAGCTGGGGCAAGGCCTACAACAACCTCATCAAGG ATAAGACGAACAAAGACTCTGTGCGGGCCATCCAGAAGAGCATCTTCACAGTGTGTCTGGATGCTCCCATGCCCTGCGTCTCAGACGACCTCTACCGCAGTCGAGCCGCTGTCCAGATGCTCCACGGTGGGGGCAGTCGCTGGAACAGTGGCAACCGCTGGTTCGACAAGACTTTGCAG TTTATCATTGGAGAGGAcgggtcatgtggtctgatgtaTGAGCACGCCCCTGCTGAAGGCCCGCCTATCGTGTCCTTGATTGACCACGTCGTCGAGTACAC GAAGAAGTCTGAGATGGTGCGTACCCCCATGGTCCCCCTGCCGATGCCTCAGAAACTACGCTTTAACATCACGCCAGAGATCAAGAAGGACATTGAGAAGGCCAAGCAGAACATGAACAT AATGGTTCATGACCTGGATGTCAAAGTCATTGTTTTCTCCCACTTTGGCAAGAACGTCCCCAAGACCCACAAGATGAGCCCCGATGCCTTCATCCAGATGGGACTACAGCTGGCCTACTACAG GATGTATCAGCGGTGCTGTGCCACCTATGAGAGCGCGTCTCTGCGTATGTTCAAGCTGGGTCGCACCGACACCATCCGCTCCTGCTCCATCGACTCTGCTAATTTCGTCAAGGCCATGGACGACCCAGCCAAACAGAATATAGAAAAAGTGACCCTACTGGAGAAGGCTGTGAAAGCCCACCGGGCATACACTGACATG GCGATCCATGGCCAGGCCATAGACCGACACCTTCTGGGGCTGAAGCTGCAGGCCATCGAAGACCTGACCTCCATGCCTGAGATCTTCATGGACACCTCGTACGCTGTGGCCAACCACTACAACCTTTCCACTAGCCAG GTGCCAGCCAAGACTGACTGTGTGATGTGCTTCGGACCCGTGGCACCCGACGGCTATGGCGTGTGCTACAACCCCATGGCAGAACACATCAACTTTGCCGTGTCGGCGTTCAACA